A single region of the Prochlorococcus marinus str. MIT 0917 genome encodes:
- a CDS encoding aminotransferase class V-fold PLP-dependent enzyme encodes MSPILFKDNMPALQNKDYFNYGGQGPLPNQSLNAITSSWQTIQNLGPFTNNVWPYIIKEVITTKNLIAEICAIHPKRIAFTENVTSGCVLPLLGLPFSNGDNLLLSDCEHPGIIAACKELARKKNLTIAILPVSKLCNGNDKEDETYKEVLKLIDEYLKKNTKLVVLSHLLWNTGQIMPIELISKRLKGHSSKPYLLVDAAQSFCHIPIKGACDHADIYAFTGHKWAYGPEGLGAVALSTRVLEESTPTLIGWKSLKAEEGIYVNNKTPFHSDGRRFEIATSCVPLLAGLRSSLIMLNNEGHETERFSKIKSLSSILWKKLNKIKNIELVLNSPPPAGIISFTINGINSPEEVVNYLGKKNLWIRVLEDPKWLRACVHITTDSNEIDNLITGLKNLISTK; translated from the coding sequence ATGTCACCAATATTGTTCAAAGACAATATGCCAGCTCTACAAAATAAAGACTATTTTAATTATGGAGGGCAAGGTCCACTGCCAAATCAATCATTAAATGCAATAACTTCGAGCTGGCAAACAATTCAAAACTTAGGTCCATTTACAAATAACGTTTGGCCATACATTATTAAAGAAGTCATAACTACGAAAAATCTTATAGCAGAGATTTGTGCTATTCATCCCAAGAGAATTGCCTTTACTGAAAATGTTACCTCCGGTTGTGTCTTACCTTTACTAGGCCTGCCATTTTCTAATGGTGATAATTTATTACTTAGCGATTGTGAACATCCTGGGATAATCGCAGCATGTAAAGAGTTAGCTCGAAAAAAGAATCTAACAATCGCCATACTTCCCGTATCAAAATTATGTAATGGTAACGACAAGGAAGATGAGACGTATAAAGAAGTACTTAAATTGATAGATGAATATCTAAAAAAAAATACAAAGCTCGTTGTCCTCTCACATCTACTTTGGAATACAGGACAAATTATGCCAATTGAACTTATTTCCAAAAGACTTAAAGGGCATTCAAGCAAACCTTATTTATTAGTTGATGCTGCTCAAAGTTTTTGTCACATACCAATTAAAGGTGCTTGTGACCATGCGGACATCTATGCATTTACAGGACATAAATGGGCGTACGGGCCTGAGGGACTGGGAGCTGTTGCTCTTTCAACAAGAGTACTAGAAGAGTCAACCCCAACATTAATTGGCTGGAAAAGCTTAAAAGCTGAAGAAGGCATATATGTCAACAATAAAACTCCTTTTCATTCTGATGGCAGACGTTTTGAGATAGCAACTTCTTGTGTCCCTCTTTTAGCTGGTCTCAGGAGCTCTCTAATAATGCTAAACAATGAAGGTCATGAGACTGAGCGCTTTTCTAAGATTAAAAGCCTCAGCTCTATACTTTGGAAAAAACTAAACAAAATCAAAAACATTGAACTTGTTTTAAACAGTCCTCCACCTGCAGGGATTATAAGTTTTACTATTAATGGAATCAATTCTCCTGAAGAGGTTGTCAACTACCTTGGCAAAAAGAATTTATGGATAAGAGTTCTCGAAGATCCCAAATGGCTTCGTGCTTGCGTTCATATCACTACAGATTCAAACGAGATCGATAACCTTATTACTGGTCTGAAAAATTTAATCTCTACTAAATAG
- the psbN gene encoding photosystem II reaction center protein PsbN, which translates to METSTTDPTLLMLIGGIVVLLAGSVAYGVYSTFGSGSKELRDTIDEHAKMHELGIAHGHGGSSEAYEMSGKLQKDQIS; encoded by the coding sequence ATGGAAACCTCAACTACTGATCCAACATTGTTGATGCTCATAGGTGGAATAGTTGTTTTACTAGCTGGCTCAGTAGCCTATGGAGTTTATTCAACATTCGGTTCAGGCTCAAAGGAGCTGAGAGATACTATTGATGAACACGCAAAAATGCATGAATTAGGTATCGCTCATGGACATGGTGGAAGTTCAGAGGCCTATGAGATGTCTGGAAAACTTCAAAAGGATCAAATTTCTTAA
- the lepA gene encoding translation elongation factor 4, protein MTNVPISRLRNFCIIAHIDHGKSTLADRLLQDTGTVSSRDMQEQFLDNMDLERERGITIKLQAARMNYKADDGEEYVLNLIDTPGHVDFSYEVSRSLQACEGALLVVDASQGVEAQTLANVYLALENDLEIIPVLNKVDLPGADPEKIKNEIESIIGLDTSKAISCSAKTGVGIPEILQAVVDRIPSPRDNADQATKALIFDSYYDPYRGVIVYFRIMSGGISKKDKVLLMASKKSYELDEIGVMAPDQVKVNSLHAGEVGYLAASIKAVADARVGDTITLQDRPADEALPGYTEAKPMVFCGLFPTDADQYPDLREALDKLQLSDAALKYEPETSSAMGFGFRCGFLGLLHMEIVQERLEREYDLDLIVTAPSVIYKVKMTDGEILMIDNPATLPDPQKRETIEEPYVRMEIYAPNDYNGTLMGLCQDRRGDFIDMKYITTDRVTLIYEIPLAEVVTDFFDQMKSRTKGYASMEYHLIGYRENDLVRLDVLINSERADPLTTIVHKDNAYGVGKGLVEKLKELIPKQQFKIPLQASIGSRIIASEGISALRKDVLSKCYGGDISRKKKLLKKQAKGKKRMKSMGKVDVPQEAFMAVLKLNND, encoded by the coding sequence ATGACTAATGTGCCCATTTCTCGTTTGAGGAACTTCTGCATAATTGCTCATATTGACCATGGTAAATCAACCTTGGCAGACAGGCTTCTTCAGGACACTGGCACTGTCTCCTCTAGAGACATGCAAGAACAATTCTTGGACAATATGGACCTTGAGAGAGAGAGAGGAATAACTATAAAATTACAGGCTGCGCGAATGAATTATAAAGCGGATGATGGAGAGGAATATGTCCTGAATTTGATTGATACTCCTGGTCATGTTGACTTTTCTTATGAGGTGAGTAGATCATTGCAGGCTTGTGAAGGAGCTTTGCTGGTTGTTGATGCTAGTCAAGGAGTTGAAGCTCAAACGTTGGCAAATGTTTATCTCGCCTTGGAAAACGATTTAGAAATTATTCCTGTTCTCAATAAAGTTGATTTACCGGGTGCTGATCCTGAGAAAATCAAAAATGAGATTGAATCAATTATTGGTTTAGATACATCTAAGGCAATTTCCTGTTCTGCTAAGACAGGGGTTGGTATCCCAGAAATACTGCAAGCAGTAGTAGATAGAATACCTTCTCCGAGAGATAATGCTGATCAAGCGACAAAAGCACTTATATTTGATTCTTATTACGACCCTTATAGAGGGGTGATCGTCTATTTCAGAATCATGAGTGGTGGCATAAGTAAGAAAGACAAAGTTTTACTTATGGCTAGTAAAAAAAGTTATGAGTTAGATGAAATAGGTGTTATGGCTCCTGATCAAGTAAAAGTAAATTCGCTTCATGCCGGTGAAGTTGGATATTTAGCTGCATCTATAAAAGCAGTTGCAGATGCGAGAGTCGGGGATACAATTACTTTGCAAGATAGACCTGCTGATGAAGCTTTGCCCGGTTATACCGAAGCCAAGCCAATGGTATTTTGTGGGTTGTTCCCAACTGATGCAGATCAATATCCAGATTTAAGAGAGGCTCTAGATAAATTACAGCTATCCGATGCTGCATTGAAGTATGAACCTGAAACAAGTAGTGCAATGGGATTTGGCTTCCGTTGTGGCTTCTTAGGTTTATTGCATATGGAAATTGTTCAAGAGCGTTTAGAACGCGAATATGATTTGGATTTAATTGTTACTGCACCCTCAGTTATTTATAAAGTGAAAATGACTGATGGAGAAATTTTGATGATCGATAATCCCGCCACACTTCCAGACCCTCAAAAACGTGAAACCATAGAAGAACCTTACGTCCGAATGGAAATTTATGCTCCTAATGATTACAACGGAACTTTGATGGGACTTTGTCAGGACAGAAGAGGAGACTTTATAGATATGAAGTACATAACGACCGATCGAGTCACTCTTATTTATGAAATACCTTTAGCTGAAGTTGTCACCGACTTCTTTGATCAAATGAAAAGTAGAACTAAGGGATATGCTTCTATGGAATATCACTTGATTGGTTATAGAGAAAATGATTTAGTTAGATTGGACGTTTTAATTAATTCAGAGCGAGCAGATCCTTTAACTACAATTGTTCATAAAGATAATGCTTATGGTGTCGGGAAAGGACTTGTTGAGAAATTAAAAGAACTTATTCCAAAACAACAATTTAAGATTCCTCTACAGGCTTCAATTGGGAGTAGAATTATTGCAAGTGAAGGTATTAGTGCCTTACGAAAAGATGTTTTGTCTAAATGTTACGGAGGTGATATCTCTAGAAAAAAGAAATTATTGAAGAAACAGGCAAAAGGAAAAAAACGAATGAAGTCTATGGGGAAAGTAGATGTTCCCCAAGAAGCTTTTATGGCTGTATTGAAATTAAATAATGATTAA
- a CDS encoding ABC transporter permease, with amino-acid sequence MPLLISLKIIPNGEFGLGNPIFSAPSIDHLCGTDRLGRDVCIRTLAASGVALQVVFVAVSLAVLVGIPLGLLSGYIGGLLDRILVLFMDTLYTIPVLLLSVVMAFLLGRGILNASIALCVVYIPQYFRLVRNQTSQVKSELYIEAAISMGASPIWVIRKYLLKNVLTSVPVVLTLNAADAVLVLGGLGFLGLGLPENIPEWGSDLNMALVALPTGIWWTAIYPGMAMFVLVLGLSFIGEGLEKFISESGLQD; translated from the coding sequence ATGCCACTATTAATCTCTTTAAAGATCATACCTAATGGTGAATTTGGTTTAGGGAATCCGATTTTTTCAGCCCCATCCATAGATCACTTGTGTGGAACAGATCGATTAGGAAGAGATGTTTGTATTAGAACTTTGGCTGCGAGTGGGGTTGCGTTACAGGTTGTTTTTGTTGCCGTATCTCTTGCGGTTCTCGTAGGAATCCCTTTGGGACTTTTGAGTGGCTATATTGGTGGGCTTTTGGATAGGATTTTAGTTCTTTTCATGGATACTCTTTATACCATTCCTGTCCTCCTCCTTTCTGTGGTGATGGCATTTTTATTGGGGAGAGGCATATTAAATGCCTCAATAGCATTGTGTGTCGTTTATATTCCTCAATATTTTCGACTTGTTAGAAACCAGACTTCACAAGTTAAATCAGAACTTTATATTGAGGCAGCAATATCAATGGGGGCTTCCCCTATTTGGGTGATAAGAAAGTACCTTCTTAAAAATGTCCTTACGTCTGTTCCTGTGGTCTTAACACTTAATGCCGCAGATGCTGTATTGGTTCTTGGGGGATTAGGATTTCTTGGATTAGGTCTTCCTGAGAATATTCCAGAATGGGGAAGTGATTTAAATATGGCATTAGTTGCATTACCTACTGGAATCTGGTGGACAGCGATCTATCCTGGCATGGCTATGTTCGTTTTAGTGTTGGGTCTGTCTTTTATTGGAGAAGGCTTAGAGAAATTTATCAGTGAAAGTGGTTTGCAGGATTGA
- a CDS encoding hydantoin utilization protein A encodes MLISVLTGFAAGAVHVVSGADHMVAMAPSSIRKPRVALIDGLAWGIGHSAGVLILSILGILAKDFINIELMSSFAEFLVGISLLIVGGLAIRTSLKVNIHMHQHMHGEEKSHKHFHFHSPGNNLHRSHTHAATGLGVLHGFAGASHLVAVIPALALPLFGAFAYLVAYLLGSVFAMGCVVLGISFATSKANKMFYPFLMRSIGALSIVTGIFWLQKTSFLTFKSLAS; translated from the coding sequence ATGTTGATCAGTGTATTAACTGGATTTGCTGCTGGGGCAGTACATGTAGTGAGTGGAGCAGATCATATGGTTGCAATGGCACCTTCCTCTATCCGAAAACCCCGAGTGGCTTTAATTGATGGCTTGGCATGGGGTATTGGACACTCAGCAGGGGTTTTAATCCTTTCAATATTAGGAATTTTAGCTAAGGATTTTATAAATATTGAATTAATGTCTTCTTTTGCAGAGTTTCTTGTTGGTATAAGCCTTTTGATTGTGGGGGGCCTAGCTATTAGGACTTCCTTAAAAGTAAACATTCACATGCATCAGCATATGCATGGAGAAGAAAAGTCTCATAAACATTTTCATTTCCATTCACCTGGAAATAACCTTCATAGAAGTCATACTCATGCTGCAACGGGATTAGGAGTTTTGCACGGGTTTGCTGGCGCTAGTCATTTGGTTGCAGTTATTCCTGCATTGGCATTGCCTTTGTTTGGAGCATTTGCTTATCTTGTTGCATATTTACTTGGATCAGTCTTCGCAATGGGATGCGTTGTCTTAGGTATATCTTTCGCAACTAGTAAAGCTAATAAAATGTTTTATCCTTTCTTGATGCGATCAATAGGAGCACTATCAATAGTGACAGGAATATTTTGGCTTCAAAAGACTTCATTTCTAACTTTTAAAAGTCTTGCTTCATGA
- a CDS encoding malate:quinone oxidoreductase, with amino-acid sequence MSNISSSESENTYDAILVGAGIMSSTLAVLLHELDPDLRLLVVERLSSAGLESSCAKNNAGTGHAANCELNYTPIQEDGSLSTTKAFEINKSFEQSLEFWASLAERGKLIPNLFLNKLPHISLVFGEKDISLLKKRFSELSSRPAFAQMEFTKDHSELKDWIPLIMDGRKQSEKIAATRIQRGTDIDFGNLTRSYISQIEGAKSIQINYSTNVENLEQDSEGDWYLSLKGPKKNIVVRSKFVFLGAGGGALSLLQKSGIPEGLSYAGFPVSGKWLICDEEELTKTHNAKVYGNAAVGAPPMSVPHLDTRWIDGKRSLLFGPFAGFSSNFLKYGSKLDLFRSIKTTNLFSMLQAGLDNIDLGKYLLNQLIQTNEDRIKTLKRFLPKVSNNDWKLSIAGQRVQIIKQTSKGGVLKMGTEVVTSSDGSLAALLGASPGASTAVTIMIEVLNRCWQEKMKSSKWKNKMLELFPSIGTDINSNQEALLAIRKRNDFLLKLI; translated from the coding sequence TTGTCTAATATCAGTTCCTCAGAGTCAGAAAATACTTATGACGCAATATTAGTAGGAGCAGGAATTATGAGCTCAACTCTTGCAGTACTTCTGCATGAGCTTGATCCAGATTTACGATTACTGGTTGTTGAAAGATTATCTTCTGCCGGTTTGGAAAGTAGTTGCGCCAAGAATAATGCTGGAACAGGACATGCAGCTAACTGTGAGCTTAATTACACTCCAATTCAAGAGGATGGCTCTCTTAGTACCACCAAAGCGTTTGAAATAAATAAATCCTTTGAGCAAAGCTTAGAGTTTTGGGCATCGTTGGCAGAAAGAGGGAAATTGATACCAAATCTTTTTTTAAATAAATTGCCACACATCAGCCTCGTCTTTGGTGAAAAAGATATTTCTTTGCTTAAAAAAAGGTTTTCTGAACTTAGTTCACGACCCGCTTTTGCTCAAATGGAATTCACCAAGGATCATAGTGAATTAAAAGATTGGATCCCATTGATTATGGATGGTAGGAAACAGAGTGAAAAGATTGCTGCGACTAGAATTCAAAGAGGAACTGATATTGATTTTGGTAATTTAACTCGCTCATATATTAGTCAAATTGAAGGGGCAAAATCTATTCAGATTAACTACTCTACTAATGTTGAAAATCTTGAACAAGATAGCGAAGGAGATTGGTATTTATCTTTAAAAGGGCCAAAAAAAAATATAGTCGTTAGATCAAAGTTTGTCTTCCTTGGGGCAGGAGGAGGAGCTTTATCTCTTTTGCAAAAATCGGGAATTCCAGAAGGGTTGTCATATGCAGGGTTCCCTGTAAGCGGTAAATGGTTGATTTGTGATGAGGAGGAATTAACAAAAACACATAATGCAAAGGTTTATGGAAACGCAGCAGTTGGAGCACCACCAATGTCTGTCCCACACTTAGACACAAGATGGATAGACGGAAAAAGATCTCTTTTGTTTGGACCTTTTGCAGGCTTTAGTTCAAATTTTTTAAAATATGGATCAAAATTGGATTTGTTTAGATCCATTAAAACAACTAATCTTTTCTCTATGTTGCAAGCAGGATTAGACAATATAGATCTAGGAAAATATTTATTAAATCAATTAATACAAACAAATGAGGATCGAATAAAAACTTTAAAAAGATTTCTTCCTAAGGTTTCAAACAATGATTGGAAGCTTTCAATTGCAGGGCAACGGGTTCAAATAATTAAACAAACATCTAAGGGTGGTGTTTTAAAAATGGGGACAGAGGTTGTTACTTCATCAGATGGATCTTTAGCTGCTTTGCTTGGGGCTTCTCCTGGCGCAAGCACAGCAGTAACAATCATGATTGAAGTTTTAAACCGGTGCTGGCAGGAAAAAATGAAATCAAGTAAATGGAAAAATAAAATGTTAGAGCTCTTTCCAAGTATTGGGACTGATATCAATTCAAATCAAGAAGCACTTTTGGCAATTCGCAAAAGAAACGATTTCTTACTTAAATTAATTTAA
- the trmH gene encoding tRNA (guanosine(18)-2'-O)-methyltransferase TrmH, with product MPLLPRRFERIKSVLNRRISNLTVLIENVEKPHNLSAIIRSCDAVGVLEAYAIFNKEKFLTFNSTAQGSQKWVQINQYKGTTEAIKVLKNKGFKLYGTNLNTKSIDYRKCDFKGPTAFVLGAEKWGISEEAASLMDEHIHIPMRGMVESLNVSVAASALLFEALRQRQVANIIPESGEGMSEETYKEKIFEWAYPEVAEWCKSEGREYPEINEKGEIIDDLPRTEKMRY from the coding sequence ATTTCCAATCTCACCGTCTTAATTGAGAATGTTGAAAAGCCTCATAACCTATCAGCGATAATACGAAGTTGTGACGCAGTTGGTGTTCTTGAGGCATATGCCATCTTCAACAAAGAGAAATTTTTAACATTTAATAGTACCGCTCAAGGAAGTCAAAAATGGGTACAAATAAACCAATATAAAGGAACCACTGAGGCAATAAAAGTTCTTAAAAACAAGGGATTTAAATTGTATGGCACAAACTTGAATACCAAATCAATTGACTATAGAAAATGTGATTTCAAGGGACCAACAGCATTTGTACTAGGTGCCGAGAAATGGGGTATCAGCGAAGAAGCAGCGAGTCTAATGGATGAGCATATTCATATTCCAATGAGAGGTATGGTTGAATCTTTAAATGTATCAGTTGCAGCATCGGCATTATTATTTGAAGCGCTAAGGCAACGACAAGTAGCAAATATAATTCCTGAATCTGGAGAAGGTATGAGCGAAGAAACATACAAAGAAAAGATCTTTGAGTGGGCTTACCCAGAGGTTGCCGAATGGTGTAAAAGCGAAGGTAGAGAATATCCAGAAATTAATGAAAAAGGTGAAATTATAGATGATCTACCAAGAACAGAAAAGATGAGGTATTAA
- a CDS encoding NifU family protein translates to MSDETLALTTENVEKVLDELRPFLMADGGNVEIAEIDGPIVKVRLQGACGSCPSSTMTLKMGIERKLREMIPEVSEVIQVL, encoded by the coding sequence ATGAGCGACGAAACTCTTGCACTGACCACAGAAAACGTTGAAAAGGTTCTTGATGAATTAAGACCATTTCTCATGGCCGATGGAGGAAATGTAGAGATAGCTGAAATAGATGGCCCTATCGTCAAAGTTAGACTTCAGGGAGCTTGCGGAAGTTGCCCGAGTAGCACAATGACTCTAAAAATGGGAATTGAAAGAAAGCTAAGGGAAATGATTCCAGAGGTTAGCGAAGTAATACAAGTTTTATAA